DNA from Strix aluco isolate bStrAlu1 chromosome 2, bStrAlu1.hap1, whole genome shotgun sequence:
GTTAATAGCCATGGATAAAATGAAACCACAGCTTACTCCTTTGAGTCAGCCAAAACCTGTGAATTTATCTCAATCGTTGGAAGCCAGTCACAAACCTAATTTTGCATGAAAGGCAGCTGAGAACACGTTTGGAGAACACTTTGTGACAAGGCTGGTATGTTTTAAAGAGCCCCTCTAGTGGTGACATTAGGTGcacctttccttcccccccccgccccccccccccaactccctgAGAAAGTAAAGCATTTTTCTCACCTGCCATGGCCCGTGTGAGGAACATCCCTCCCTGCTTGTTCAACAGAGACACATCCAAAGTTCCTCCACCCAGATCCACCACCAGAACATTAAACACATCAGCTTTGTGGAGTCCATAAGCCATAGCTGCAGCTGTGGGTTCATTGATTACTCGCAAAATTTTTAGCCCTATAAAGAGCAAAGATACCCAGCAACAGTCAGATACACTACAGAAAACTGCAATTCATATCATGATGACAtttgccatttcattttttttaaccaaacttGCCTTAAGTTAAATGCCAGAtctaaaggaaataattttctaagcAATAATACTCAATGAACTCTTCTCCTTATTTAAGCCTAAAGTAGTACTACTTCAGCATCAGGGTGAAGTCATGAACCATGATTTGCCCAAACACATTTCTTCCAGAGAAACCTTGCCAAGGAGACTTATTTCACATGttctatttctgtttaaattattGTCCAAGGGTGCTCTGGATAGTCTATTTGGAGATTACCAAGACATTACTCCCTCAAGTAAAACTTACTACTTCTAGCTATATATGGCATTAGTCAGCTGCACCTGTCAGTACCTAAGAGTTCTCTGTTGTTCCTCACAATTCTTAGTGGTCTGTAAGAAACGAAAATCTATTCAGAAGTTCTCTATCATTGATTCTATATCCACCCCAAAGACATCACTGTTAGTGAAACAGACCTGAAGGTTTCATAGAAAAATGCTGGAATAAAGAGACATCACCTGCAAGGTTAGCTGCCTTAATGGTACAATTCCGTTGCCTCTCATCAAACTCTGCTGGCACAGAGATGACTGCCTTCGAAATGGGCATGCCAAGATCGTCCTCTGCCATTCTCTTCAATTTCAGTAGCAGCTGAGAGCCAATATGCTCTGGAGTGATGCGAAAGGTTTCGTTAATTGTCACAGAAAATTCAGCTGATCCATTGTTGTTGAAAATctaggaagaaaaagcaacacaacCCACAGGTGGgaagtctttttcttttgttctcccACCCTTCTCCCaccaaatgttttatttgcatataGTCTGTTTCTCCTGGAAAAATATGAATGTGCTTTTGCCGCTTCTTCAATCACCTTTATTCCTTGACTACGAGTATTATGCAAAACATGCCACTTAAGGGGTCTGAGTATTATCCAAAGTAGTGACAACCACTGTGCCCGGgtgagacattaaaaaaataagacctAGCAACCATGTAATCAACTTCAACATTCAAAGATAAAAGTACTGCTTTTTATTCTAAAGGTTTACCCTACTGATAAAGCCTCCTGTAGGTTCTTCTTTCTGAAAGGAAGCAAACTGATTGGTATTGGAACAGCTTCTCTTGACAAGTAAAGAGCTCAAAAACTGTTTGTAGTACCTGAAAATCTGTCTCTTTTCAGCAAATACTGCACCATGCTAAATCAACACAgtactttttttcaaaagcagctttcaAGATCTGCTGCTGGTCAAATAAGCACTAGAAAAgcactaaggaaaaaaatgcactggGACAGACAagacatgactttttttttttaatctcagggAAAAAGTGAAGTTTCAGAAAGCACAGTTAGAATTTCAAGTTGAAATTTATACTTTAAGAGAACGTGCTGGAAGGTTACCCAGAAACACACTTCACAGTAGAGGACAGGGTCCTCTAGAAAAGTCATTATCGGCTCTCTCGCAGAAGTAGGCAACTTCCACAACtgtttcctcctcccctctctggATACCTCTTACAGTGTTCAGGCATATCAGATTGATCCAAATGACTCAAGGTCAGACAAGTTGGTCACCTACTAGCTATTTCAAGCGTCTGTAGCTTACTGCTTGGACAGAACTGAAGAAGATGGTTACTTACCTTAAAGGGATACCTGCTACTTTCGCTTTTCAGTTCTTCTGAAGTGAAGATTTTCCCAATGAATCTTTTCGCATCATATATGGTGTTCTGAGGATTTGAATCAGCCAGTTCTAGGCCATCATATCCTACATACACACCTCTCTCCGTGAGAGAAACTATACTTGGTATGCTCTTGTGCCCACTTTCATCTGCAATAACCTTCACCTCCCCTGTTCCAGGAAGAAAGACACCAACAGAGCAGTAAGTTGTGCCAAGGTCAATCCCAATTACTTTCGGTGTAGGCATTGGTAAATATTGCTGTGCTAGATAGCCAGCTAACAAGAGAGCCAGAATAGCTGaacctgaaacacagattttttaaaaagagggttAGAGTATCTACTGCTGTAAACTTAGAAGTCAATGCAAATTACACAGTATTATGCATTACCCCTCAGGCAGTTTTATTTCATGCTCTGAAGCCTATTCCAGCTACCTGATTAGTTTTCAACTTCTTCAAAGATCACCACCAAGTTCAGGTCCCTTATTTCAAGAAAAAGTGGTCAGAAGAGTCAAAAATCTTAGTCATTAAAATCAAAACTGATTTAGAAAAGCCCAAGAGGTACAGCAAAGCCAAAAATATCACTACgctgtaatgatttttttttctctctgcaaggTACTTCAAGAATATAGGCTAATTAGTATTTTAGGGGAATTGCCTACGAATGACCCGTAAGGGACATCTAGTTAACGAGGCCACACAAAATCATAGCGAAATGACAAATTCCCAATTCAAACATCTCCTCCAACTTCACTGGAAGTCTAGAAATAAGGAGATGCCAACCCATGCTAACTCCTCCTATTTCAGTCATAGCTCCCAAAAAGC
Protein-coding regions in this window:
- the HSPA13 gene encoding heat shock 70 kDa protein 13, translating into MAGQMAVLGSAILALLLAGYLAQQYLPMPTPKVIGIDLGTTYCSVGVFLPGTGEVKVIADESGHKSIPSIVSLTERGVYVGYDGLELADSNPQNTIYDAKRFIGKIFTSEELKSESSRYPFKIFNNNGSAEFSVTINETFRITPEHIGSQLLLKLKRMAEDDLGMPISKAVISVPAEFDERQRNCTIKAANLAGLKILRVINEPTAAAMAYGLHKADVFNVLVVDLGGGTLDVSLLNKQGGMFLTRAMAGNNKLGGQDFNQRLMLYLYDQLHQTYGSLPTRKEEIHRLRQAVEAVKLNLTVHEAATLRVLLTMPERKLTEELPESEVETKTVLTGKLSQKPKDLKNLEDTSKVENNFIKVVFEMEISRKLFEMLNEDLFEKILVPIEQVLKEGHLHKAEVDEIVLVGGSTRIPQIRKVIQDFFGKEPNTSVDPDLAVVMGVAIQAGIVGGSWPLQVSAIEIPNKHLRKTNFN